The DNA segment ATCTCTCTGGAGTCATCGTGGGAGCGGATATCGTAAAGAATGAAATCACAGCTCATGCCGTGGCAGCCATTCATGTCATTCCAGAGGTAAGGACGGTCTTGGAGATCGGTGGGCAGGATTCCAAACTGATAATCATCCGGGAGGGAGTCGTGGTCGATTTTGCCATGAATACCGTCTGTGCCGCGGGTACCGGTTCCTTCCTTGATCACCAGGCCACTCGTCTTGGCATTCCCATCGAGGAATTTGGCACATACGCTCTTAAGGCTTCTTCTTCCGCTCAAATCGCGGGCAGGTGCACCGTGTTCGCTGAATCGGATATGATCCATAAGCAACAAATGGGATATCCCGTAGAGGACATAATCTATGGACTTTGTGAAGCTTTGGTGCGGAATTATTTAAATAATCTAGCTAAAGGGAAAGAGCTTCTACCTCCCATAGTTTTTCAAGGTGGAGTAGCCGCAAATGAGGGCATGAAAAAGGCATTTGAGGGGGCTTTGGGCGTGGAAGTGGTGGTCCCCAGGTATTACCACGTGATGGGAGCCATAGGCGCAGCACTTTTAGCCAAGGAAAAGGTAATCACCGATAATACTCGCAGCAATTTTAAGGGTTTTGAGGCCTCCGAAATCGAATATACCACTTCGAGCTTTTACTGCGGAGGATGCCCCAACAACTGCGAAATTGTGAGAATACAGGTTTCGGGAAAGACCCTGGCTCGCTGGGGCGGAAGATGTGGTAAGTGGGAAATGGAGCAAACCGAAGTGGAACAAGCAATGCCACCCGAACCGGAGGTTCAAATGCCCACCATATCTCAGTAGGCAAGATCAACAACTCGATCGATAAATTATCTCCTTCATTCAATCTCACCCTGAGCTCGGAAGCCCGGAGCCTTCAAGCTTCTGAACGCACAGTCGAATTTAAATACCATTCCCAGAAAAAATTTGACTTCAAATTCTTAAGTTGTGAAAATAAGCAAAAATACAGTGAGGGAGTTTTTTATGTTCGAGATTCTTGAGAAAAAGGTACTCTCACCGGAGGTCAGCTTGATCCGCGTCTCTGCTCCGGATATTGCTAGAAGAGTTAAAGCTGGTCAATTCGTCATCATAAGGATCGATGAGCGCGGTGAGAGGATCCCCCTAACCGTTGCCGATTTCGATAGAGAGGAGGGGACTCTGACCATCATCTTCCAGGAAGTTGGTAAAACGACGAAGCATTTGGCGACTCTATCCGAAGGCACCTTCCTCGCCGATGTCGTGGGACCCCTAGGGCATCCCACGAAGATAGGAAATTATGGCTATGTCATCTGCGTGGCAGGGGGTGTCGGTGCTGCTCCCATTTATCCCATTGTCCGAGCCTTTAAAAATGCTGGAAATTATGTGATCACCATCTTGGGGGCAAGGAGTGCCAATCTCCTCGTATGGGAGGATGAACTGAAAATGGTGAGCGATGAGCTTTATATCACCACGGATGACGGAAGTAAGGGCCGTCACGGGCTGGTCACCGATGCTTTGAGGGATCTCCTCCAAGAAAAGAAGGCGGATTTAGTCATGGCCGTCGGTCCAGCCATCATGATGAAATTCGTTTGCAGGATCACTCTGGATTTTGGGGTGAAAACTATGGTCAGTCTCAATCCAATTATGGTCGATGGGACGGGAATGTGCGGAGCCTGCCGCGTCTCCGTGGGAGGGGAAACGAAGTTTTGTTGTGTCGATGGACCAGATTTCGATGGTCATCGGGTCGATTTTGATCTGCTCATGGCTCGGCAGCGAATGTATCTTGAGGAAGAAAAATTAGCCCTTGAGCACTACCAAACAAAAAGAAAGGACGAAGGGCGGAGGCTAAAGAGCAAGGGTTAAAATGAAAGATAGTATTAGATGTCTGATAATAAGGTGACGAGAGTTGGGAAGTAATCGGGGACTGGAGAAATCAAAGAAAGTTATGATGTTGCAAAGGGTAAAGATGGCCGAACAG comes from the Actinomycetota bacterium genome and includes:
- a CDS encoding acyl-CoA dehydratase activase, giving the protein MRGYLGVDVGSVSTNLVVIDFRDEVLAYEYLRTRGNPIKAVQEGLRSLWGKLPLDIEICGVGTTGSARYLSGVIVGADIVKNEITAHAVAAIHVIPEVRTVLEIGGQDSKLIIIREGVVVDFAMNTVCAAGTGSFLDHQATRLGIPIEEFGTYALKASSSAQIAGRCTVFAESDMIHKQQMGYPVEDIIYGLCEALVRNYLNNLAKGKELLPPIVFQGGVAANEGMKKAFEGALGVEVVVPRYYHVMGAIGAALLAKEKVITDNTRSNFKGFEASEIEYTTSSFYCGGCPNNCEIVRIQVSGKTLARWGGRCGKWEMEQTEVEQAMPPEPEVQMPTISQ
- a CDS encoding sulfide/dihydroorotate dehydrogenase-like FAD/NAD-binding protein, with the translated sequence MFEILEKKVLSPEVSLIRVSAPDIARRVKAGQFVIIRIDERGERIPLTVADFDREEGTLTIIFQEVGKTTKHLATLSEGTFLADVVGPLGHPTKIGNYGYVICVAGGVGAAPIYPIVRAFKNAGNYVITILGARSANLLVWEDELKMVSDELYITTDDGSKGRHGLVTDALRDLLQEKKADLVMAVGPAIMMKFVCRITLDFGVKTMVSLNPIMVDGTGMCGACRVSVGGETKFCCVDGPDFDGHRVDFDLLMARQRMYLEEEKLALEHYQTKRKDEGRRLKSKG